DNA from Pelobacter propionicus DSM 2379:
GCATAGTACGAAGTTGCGGATATGTGTTTGAAATAGGTGCAAAAGAGGAACGTGTCGGGCGGTAGCGGAATGTAATCCCGCGAGTTCACTGCCAATGCGATCTGAGGCACGACCAGCAGCGCACACAGCAGCGCGGAAACGAACATCTTCTTCATGGATACACCTCCCCAGTAATCTCATCGTTATGTAATGGTAGTGACGCTGATGAATCCCCTTTTCATTCCATTGCAGGGGCGCGGGGCACTCCTGCGCGACTGTCATCTGCTCCCGCCATATCCCCTGCCCTTCCCCCTTTCCCCCATCCCGATGAGGGGAGGGAAAGGGGGAAGGGCCACCTGACGCGCGCCTTACATCGCCTCGGTGTACAGCCTGGTCAGGTCGTCCAGCTTTATGGTGCGGGGATTGAAGAGACAGCAGATGTCCTTGATGGCGTTTTCGGCCAGTGTGGGAATGTCGCTCGTCTTGACACCGATTTCCGAGAGACCGGCGGGGATACCCACCGCGGCGGAGAGTTTGCGGATGGCTTCCACGCCCCTCTCGGCAGCCTCCATGGGCATCAGTCCGGTGGTGTCCACCCCCATGGCCTGGGCGATATCGGCGTAGCGCTGGGGACAGGCGATCAGGTTGAAACTGCAACCGTGGGGGAGCAGGATAGCGTTGCAGACGCCGTGGGGCTTGTTGAGCAGGGCGCCCGGCTGATGCGCCATGGCATGAACGATGCCGATGCCGGCGTTGCTGAATGCCATGCCTGCCAGATATTCGGCGTACGCCATCTTGTCCCGGGCCTCAAGGTTGCTGCCGTTGGCAACGGCCTGGGGAAGATATTCCGCGATAAGCTTGATGGCCGCAATGGCGCAGGCATCGGTGACCGGGTTCGCGAGAGCCGCCACATACGCCTCCACCGCATGGGTGAGTGCGTCCATGCCGGTTGAGGCGGTCAATGGCGCAGGGAGGCCGACCATCAGGGCCGGATCGTTGATTGCGATGGTGGCGGTAATCCTGGGGCTGGCAAAGATCATCTTCACATGAATATCGCTGTTGGTAATGACGGCAAACGATGTCATCTCACTGGCGGTGCCGGCGGTGGTGTTGATGGCAATAAAGGGGGGCAGCGCATTCTTGAAGGTATCAACTCCGGCGAAATCACGGATATCACCGTCATTTGTGGCAACAATTCCGATCCCTTTGGCGCAGTCATGGGAACTGCCCCCACCAAGGCTCACGAGCATGTCACAGTTGTTTTCGCGATACACCTTGATCCCGGCCCGCACGTTCAGATCGGTGGGGTTTGGTTCCGCACCACTGAAAATGACACACTGGACACCGTCAACCTCGAGCAGTTGTTTCATCCGATCGGCAACGCCAAGATCCGCCATGCCCTTATCGGTAACGAGCAGCGCTTTGGTACCCTTGAGAAACTGAGCGCAAGGTCCCAGTTCCTTTACAGCGCCGATACCCATCTTCGTTATTGCGGGGATATAAAAGTTGTATACCTGTTCAGCCAATGCCATGGTCTGTTTCCTCCTCGTCGGTATGGTTCGTTATCCGGATTGTCGCGCCACGCTCACGGCTCATTTCCCACCGCTGACAGCACGTACATTCAAAGGAACCCATCCCCCCTTTCCTTCACAAATGTGATGCGGCCTGGCTGGTCGTACGGAGTGGCACGCCAAAGGTGACGCCCATGGATTGCAGAGATCATGCCGCAGGGCATAAATAAATTGTCAGGCAAAACAGTCAGTTAAAACGAGTTGTCGTCACATAAAACAGAGAGGGGTGAAAAAAAACTTACAGGATGGGAGGACAAAACGGCTCGAGCGGAGAGGAAAGCGGGCCAGGAGTGGAATGGGCGACGGTGTCGTCAATGGTGACAGGTGTAAAAAAAGTTTCATCCCCCCCGGCCATGGCAGGCGCAGAGAACCGAGATGATGCAACGGGGATATGACCGGTGGGTTCAGGGGAGGTTTTCCCTGTTCTTGCGCAGGCGCTTGTTCAGGGTCTGGCGGGTGAATCCCAGCAGTGAGGCGGCAATCCCCTGATTGCCGTTGGCAAGCTTCATGGCTTCGTCCACCAGGTACTCCTCCACCTCGCGCACCGTGGGAAGCCTGTCCAGCGCCTGCCGCAACCCGTCCACCACACCCTTTACCGGAAGGGAAGCGGAGGCCGGCGGTGCAGAGCGGATTCCAATGTGCTCCCTGAAGCGCTCCAGGGAGAGGACGCCGCTGCCGTGGCGGGCCACGGCGTCGAAGATGAGCGCCTTCATCTCGCGCACGTTGCCGGGAAAATCATACAGGGAGAGGAGGGTGACCAGTTCCGGGGGGTAGGACGGCTTCTTCTTTTTCAGCTCCTGTGCCGACTCCTCCAGAAAATGGTTCAAAAGCACCGAAATATCCTCCGCACGCTTCCGCAGGGGGGGAAGTTGAACCTGATGGGTGCAGAGCCTGAAGTAGAGGTCGTTGCGGAACTTCCCCGTCGCGGTCAGTTCCCGGAGATCCCTGTTGGTTGCCACGATGACGCGGGCATCGCTGACCAGCGGCATGTCGGAACCGACCTGGTAGTACTCCTGTTCCTGGAGCAGGCGCAGGAGCTTGACCTGGGATACCTCGTGCAGGTCACCGATCTCGTCCAGAAACAGGGTCCCGCCCGAGGCCTGGGCTATCAGGCCGGCCCGGGCCTGGTCCGCGCCGGTAAAGGCCCCCTTCTTGTGGCCGAAGAGGGTGTCGGAAAACATGTTGTCGTCCAGACCGGCAGCGTTGACCGGCACGAATTTCCCCTTGAGCCCACTTGCCGTGTGGATCGCCTTGGCGATCAGCTCCTTGCCGGTGCCGGTCTCGCCGTTGATGATCACCGGCTGCCGCGATCTGGCGATGACCTCGCAGTACTGGAAGATGGCCGACATCTTTGGACTAACCGAGACCAGGGCGGAAAAGGCGCCGGGATTCTCGATGCGGTTACTGAGCAGGTGCTCTCGCAGTTGGGACACTTGGTTCTTCAGACTGCTGATCTCCAGCGCCCTCTTCACACAGGAGACCAGGCGGGCATTCTCCACCGGCTTCACCAGGTAGTCGAAGGCACCCCCCTTCATGCAGTCGACGGCAATATCGACCTCGTCGGCCGCGGTCATGACAATCACCGGAATGTGGGGATAATCGCGGCTGAGCAGGGTCAGCAGCTCCCTGCCGGACACATACGGCATGAACAGGTCCAGGACGATCAGGTCGATCGTCTCCTTTTCCAGCAGCGACAGTACCCGTCGGCTGTCATCCAGGGTGCGTATCTCCCTGAAACCGGCAAAACGGAGCAGGGATTCGGAAGAAAACAGGATGTGCTGCTCGTCATCCACGATCAGGATGGTGAAGGTGGCGCCGTCGGTCATGGTAACCCGTTCTCCTCAGGTTCGAAACGCAGGGCCGGTATTCTGACATAAAACACGGTGCCCTTCCCCGGACTGGAATCGCACTCGATGATGCCGTTGTGCTCTTTGACAATGGTGAAGTTGATGGAAAGCCCCAGGCCGGTTCCGCCCCGGTCCAGCTTGGTGGTGAAAAAGGGATCGAAAATGGCCTTCTGCACCTCCTCGGTCATGCCGATCCCCTGATCCTCGACCCTGATGGTGATCTGTTCCAGGTACTGGGAATAGGAGGTCTGGATGGAAACCGCCCGGTCCCGGGAGGGAAGCGACTCAAGGGCGTTCATGGTCAGGTTGACAATCACCTGTTCCAGCTGGCGGAAACGCCCCCTGACCGGCGGAAGCGCCTTGTCCAGGCTGCAGCTGAAATTGTCGGTGTGCTGCTTGATCTTGTTGTGCAGCATGGAGAGCGCCGCCTCGATGACCTTGTTGATGTCCACCGGCTTGTCGAGACGGGTCTTTTCCTGACGCGCGAAATCCTTCAGACCGGTGACGATCCCCTTGATACGGTAGGCCCCTTCCGTAAGACCGGTGAGCATTTTGGGGATCATGGCCGCCGCCTCGCCGTAGCCCAGCTTGCCCAGGAAGAATTCGCCGTTCTCCTCGGCGTAGCGGGTGAGAACCCGGTTGATCTCGGGCCAAATGTCGCTCAGGAACTGGGCATTGGAGAGGATATAGTTGTTGGGATTGTTGATCTCGTGGGCGATTCCCGAGGCCAGGGTGCCGATCGCCGCCATCTTGTTGGCCTGGAGGAGGCGCTCCTGCATGATCCTGTTCTCCTCTTCGGCGGCCTTTCGCGCCGATATGTCACGCACCACCGCCAGGACCTTGTACTCCCCCCCGATCACGGCTCCTTTCATGTTCACCTCGACCCAGAAGAGGCGTCCGGACCTGTCCTTGGCCAGCCATTCGAACAGGTGGGACTGGTCTCTCTTGGTCTTCCAGATCAGTTTCATCAAATCCTGGAAAGTATAGGGGGGGAATCCGGCGCTCAACTGTTCCACGTTGAGCAGCAAAACCTCCTCGCGCAGGTAGCCGTACATCTGGCACATCTTCAGGTTGACATCCAGCATGGCGCCGGTTTCCACGTCGAACACGAAGGTGGCGTCATTGGCCGCATCGAAAATGGCGCGGTAATTGGCCTCGGATTCCCTGAGCGCCTGCTGCGCCTGCTTGCGCTCGCTGATATCGGCCATGATCGCCACGTACCCGATGGTGCCCCCCTCGCTGTTCAGCATGGGGGCCGTTGACAGGCTGACGTCGATGAAATGGCCATCCCGGTGCAGCCGCCTCGTCTCCATGGATTGACGCTCCTCCCCCCGGTTCAGGCGGCGGATATTCTCCTTGAGTTCCTCCATCAGTTCGATGGAGACGATGGGATAGGATTTGCCGAGCACCTCGTCTATCTTCCAGCCAAACATCCGCTCGGCAGCCGGGTTCCAGAGAGTCAGGTTCAGGTCCAGGTCCAGGGTGAGTATGGCAGGCGGCGATGCGTTGACCAGCGCTTCCAGCATCTGGTTTGCCCCGCGAAGGGCGTCTTCGGCATGCTTGCGGTCGGATATGTTGCGCAGGTATTCGCCGGCCATGACCACAGTGCCGGATGCATCGAAAATGGGGAAGGCGTGAATCTCCAGATAGCCGACCCTGGGATTGAATTTCTCGGCGACGATGCTCATGCCGGTTTCGAATACCTGCACCAGATGGCAGGGGTCGCAGCGGCCGTTCAGATCGGGATAATAGACCTCATAGCAGTGCCTGTTCTGCTTGCGCCGGTTGGGAGCGGCATACTCATGCCCTCCCCTCCAGTTGCTGTAGACGATCTTGAAATCAGTATCGACCACGGAGATCAGGTCGGGAATCGCCTGCAGGATGCTGTGCATCAGCTGTTTCGGCGATGAGCAGCCACTGTTCCGTGAAGCATCCACGCCATATCCTCCTCATTGGGGATTGAAGCAGTGTTCTACCCTAATCCGCGCAAGACGGAACCATACAGGGGTACTACCCAGCGCCTATGGCCGTAAGGCGACCGGTTCGTCCAGCACGATCAGGTACCCGTCCGGGTCGAAGCACCAGAGTTCCTTGACGCCGTACGGCTTGAGTTCCAGGGGGTAGAGGATCTCCAGATCCTCCTCCAGGATGGCGTCGTTGATTCCCTCGATATCCTTGACACTGAAATGCAGGGTCGCACCGATGCCGCGGGGGAACATGCCCAGGCGCTGCTCCAGCACCGGATGGGCCCTGATAACGTCGCTCTCGTCCACGAAGATGACGGTGATCTCCCCCATGTCCAGCATGAGGTGATCCGGCGCGCCGGGGGTGGTGAAGGAGCGCTGCACCGGGAGTTCCAGGATTCCGGCGTAGAACGCCTCGGTTACCGCCAGGTCAGCCACGGAGAACTGGATGGAATGACGGGAGCGATGCACGTTCATCTACACCCCCCCGAACAGGTATGAGGCATAGCCGGACAGGCGCGAGAGCCAGTTGGAGAAGAGCAGGATTCCGATCAGCATGAGAAAGACTCCGGTTATGATTTCAAACAGACGGATGAAACGCTTGAAGCGGTTGAAGAGGGAGAGGAACTGGTGCAGCGCCAGGGAAGAGAGCAGAAACGGGATGCCCAGCCCCAGGGAGTAGAGCAAGAGCAGGATGATCCCCTGGGCAACCCTCGCCTCGTTGGCCGCAACCATCAGGATGGATGCCAGGATCGGGCCGATGCAGGGGGTCCAGCCGGCGGCGAACACCAGGCCGACCAGGAAGCTCCCCGCGTAGCCTGCGGGCTTGTTGCGCACGCTGATGCGTTTCTCCCCCAGCAGCAGCCTGAGCGGCACCAGACCGGTGACATGGGCACCGAAAAGGAAGATCAGCAGGCCGCCGATCTTCCGGATGGCGGCGGCATGCTGCTGCAGCAGGGAACCGATCATGGTGGCCGAGGCGCCCAGGAGGACGAATACCGCGGTAAAGCCTATGATGAAGCAGATGGAGTGAAGAAAGGTTTTTCTGCGCACCAGGTGCGAGGGATGCTGCTCCTGGAGATCGGCGAAGGAGAGTCCGGTGATGTAGGTGATGTACGAGGGAATCAGTGGCAGGACGCAGGGGGAGAGAAAGGAGAGCAGGCCGGCGACGAACGCGCCGGCATAGGTTACGTCCTGGGTATGGATCATGGTCAGCGCACACCCCCCTACTTCTTCATCAGGTCCTCAAGAAAGGCAATTGTATCGGGAGCATCCCAGGCAAGGGGACCGATGATCTTTTTGACGACGATGCCGCTTTTGTCGATGACAAAGGTCTCCGGAACGCCGCTGACGCCGTAGACGCTGGCAGCCTTGCCCTGGGCGTCGGTGTAGGCCGGCAGCAGAAAGCCGTGAGCGCGAAAGAACTCCTCTATGGCCGTTTTGCCCCCCTCGTCCAGGGAGACGGCAACCATCTGGAACGGCTTGCCGGCCATGGAGGCGTTGAGCCTCATCATGGAGGGGATCTCTTCCCGGCAGGGGGGGCACCAGGTGGCCCAGAAGTTAAGCAGCACCACCTTCCCCTTCAGCTGGGAGAGCCGCAGGCTGCCGCCGTTTAAGTCGCTGACAACGATCTCCGGGGCGGGCCTGTTTTCGGCGGCCGTGAAAGCAGCTCCTTCGATCCCCTGTTCGTTCCGCTGGCAGGCCATGGTCAGCGCGGCCAGGATTGCCAGCGCCAGCAGACAGAGACGTTTCTTCATGCACCCTCCCCGTGGCGAACCGGGTTTCTCACTTGCTGCGGGTAACCACATACCCGGCCAGATCCAGCAGCGCATCCGCCACCGGGCCGGAAGCGAACAGGCTCAACGAGTCAGCGCAGCCCTGGATGTAGCGCCGCGCGGCATCCACGGTATAGTCGATGCCGCCGTAGCGCTGCACCAGCCCCGACACCTGGCGGAATTCGTCCAGGGTCATCTCGTCCTTTTCAACAACTGTCGCGATCTGGTCGCGCTCCGAGGGAGTGCAGTGACGCAGGACATGGATCAGGGGCATGGTGATCTTCCCCTCCTCCAGGTCGTGGCCGATGCTCTTGCCGAACTCCTCTTCGGTGGCGATGTAGTCCAGCGTGTCGTCCATGAGCTGGAAAGCGATGCCCAGATTCATGCCGAAATCGGAGAGTGCCTGGCGCCGCTCCGGCGCCGCTCCCCCCAGAATCGCCCCGGCCTCGCAGGCCGCGGACATGAGAATGGCGGTCTTGGAGCGTACCACATCGATGTAGCGCTCCTCGGTCAGCTCCAGTTCGCCGGTGCAGAGCAGCTGCATGACCTCGCCCTCGGCGATCACCGTGGTCGCGTCGGAGAGCACCTTGAGGATATCCAAGCTGCCGACCGCAACCATCAGGGAGAAGGATTTGGAGAAGAGGAAGTCGCCCACCAGCACGGAGGCTTCATTGCCCCAGAGGGTGTTGGCCGAGGCCAGGCCGCGCCGCAGGGTGGCGCTGTCCACAACGTCGTCGTGGAGCAGGGTGGCGGTGTGGATGAACTCTATGACGCTGGCCAGGGGAACGGCCTTGTCTCCCTGGTAGTCGCACAGGCGAGCAGCCAAAAGCAGCAGTGCCGGCCTGACGCGTTTGCCGCCGCTGGAGAGCACGTACTCGCCAACCTTGCGGATCAGGGGAACATCGGACTCCAGGTCCGTGCGGAATTGCTGTTCGACTCGCTTCAAATCGTCGCCGATGATATTCAGTGCAGCTTGCATCCGGTCGTCCTTGTGGGAAAAAGATTCGTCATAGTACTGGAATCAAAACGGTTTTGTCAAAGTATTTCTGGCAGTTACAGCGCCGTCAGCGGGGAGGCGGCCTATCGTACCGGTATGGGAGGACAAAATCAGCGTGTCGTACGGCCCCTGTGCTCCCCTTGGCAGAGATGGGCGATCATTTCAGCATCCATGCAGAGCGCGGCAGGAATCAGGGTGTCGATCTCGTTATGCGCTGTTCCCAGGATCCTGGTGGTCATTTCCCGGAACAGCAGCAGCTCTTGGGCAAACAGTTCCTTGAAGGGGTGGCGCAGGTCCGGCAGGCTGCGGGGGTCTTGGTCGATGAAATTCATCGTGCACCAGTCGTCGAAGAGTTCCTCACCCGAGCTGTCGATCAGGGGGATTCCGTTCAGGCGGCAGGTCATGGGACGGTGCTCGTAGACCAGGCAGACCCCCTGCTCGGAGAGCAGCACGCAGGGGGTCTCGTCATCTTCGGGCATGATGCCGTCCCACTCTTCCTCGGGGATCGGGTTGAGCAGCCAGGGTTCACTGAACCGGGGCCAGCGCTCTTCGATGCCGTGGAGGCGGGAGAGCGCCTTGCGGCGGATGTCGAGCTTCACCCTGTCCGGCAAAAGGTCGAAGCCTTGTCGCAGATAGAGGGCATCCAGCAGGGTGATGTCGAACAGGCCACGGCAGCAGGAGGAACAGCCCCTGTTGCAGGCGATCAGGTCGCCGTGCCTGTCCAGGCAGGCGGCGAACCAGCTGTCAACCTCCCGCAGCAGGATCCCGTATCGTTCCAGCAGATCATCCACGCCGATTCACCGCCCTTCCGCTTACATGTAGACCATGATCTTCAGATCTATGGTGCCTTCGGCGTTCCTGAAGGGGATGGTGACCCCCTTGCATTGGACGTTGATGCTGGTTACCTCGTTTTCCTCGGGTGGTTCCGAGATGGCGCGCAGCTGTCCCGAGATCACCAGGGGGAGCCCCAGGGCGACACTGCCGTACTGCTCGTGATACTTGGTCTTGAAGGCACCGGCAATGTTGTTGGCCAACTCTCCCACGGCATCGCGGATACACTCGTCTTCCGCCTCGTCAACCATCAGGAGTTCCTTGGCCACGATCTGGGCCGACTTCTTGTCCGTGGCGATGATGATGTAGCCGACCCGGTCACCGGCTATGCCGACGATACCGGTGACATCGGAATCAACCGGGTCGACGCGCCTCTCCACCTTGCCGGCCAGCAGGTCGATGTTCATGTAGCTCTTGAACGTGTCCTGGGTAGCCGACATGACCGTGAACATGATTTCTTCAAAGGTAATGGATGCCAAACCGATGCCCTCCTTGTGTGTGATACATGATCCGCCAATTCTAGCGTACGGCGCGTTTTTCACAGATCCGCGGCGCCATTCATAGATACAGTCAGCCCAATGGCGCTGGATACGCCCTGAATCACTCCCACTCGATGGTGGCGGGCGGCTTGCTGGAGATGTCGTACACCACCCGGTTGACCCCCTTGACCTCGTTGATGATCCTAGCACTGATGCGGGCCATGTCTTCGTAGGGGAGCGGGTACCAGCTGGCGGTCATGAAGTCTTTGGTTTCCACCGCCCGCAGGGCCACCACATACTCGTAGGTGCGGCCGTCGCCCATGACCCCCACGCTCTTCACCGGCAGGAACACGGCAAAAGCCTGGCTGATCTTGTGGTAATGGTCGGAGGAGTAGAGCTCCTCGATGAAGATGGCATCCGCCCTGCGAAGGATGTCGGCGTACTCCTTCTTCACCTCTCCCAGGATGCGCACGGCCAGTCCCGGCCCGGGGAAAGGGTGGCGCCAGACCATCTGATGGGGGAGCCCCAGCTCCTCGCCGATGGCGCGCACCTCGTCCTTGAACAGTTCGCGCAGCGGTTCCAGGAGCTTGAGCTTCATGTACTCCGGAAGCCCGCCCACGTTGTGGTGGCTCTTGATGTTGTGGGCCTTGCCGGTCTTGGCCCCGGCCGACTCGATAACGTCCGGGTAGATGGTCCCCTGGGCCAGCCAGCGGGCGTCCTCGATGCGGTTGGACTCCTCGTCGAAGATCTCCACGAACAGGCTGCCGATGATCTTGCGCTTTTTCTCCGGATCGCTCTCCCCGGCCAGGGCGCTTAGGAAACGCTCCTCGGCGTTGACCCGGATCACCTTGACCCCCAGGTTTTCGGCAAAGGTGCGCATCACCTGGTCACCCTCCTCCAGGCGCAGCAGGCCGTTGTCCACGAAGACGCAGGTCAGCTGGTCGCCAATGGCCCGATGGATCAATGCGGCAGCCACCGACGAGTCCACCCCGCCGGAAAGCCCCAGGATCACCCGTTCGCTGCCCACCTGTTCTTGGATGCGGGTAACGGCATCCTCGATGATCTGGCCGGGTGTCCAGTGACCGGTGCAGCCGCAGATGGCACGCACAAAGGTGTCGATCAGCTGGTCGCCGCGGGGGGTGTGGTTGACCTCGGGATGGAACTGCACCCCGTACAGGTTGCGGCTCACATCCTGGATGGCGCAGACCGGGGCGTTCTCCGTGTAGGCCACCACCTGGAATCCGTCCGGCACGCGGGAGACGTGGTCGCCATGACTCATCCAGACCGGGCTCGCCCCCCCCACGAAGAAGCCGTCGAACAGCTGGCCGGGCTGGCCGGAACAAAGCAACTCGGCGTGGCCGAACTCGCGCTTGCCGGCAGGCACCACTTCTCCGCCGAAGTGGCGGCTCATGAGCTGCATGCCGTAGCAGATCCCCAGCACCGGAACTCCCAGCTCGAACAGCTCCTCGGCAACTGCCGGCGCTCCCGGCTCGTAGACCGATTTGGGGCCGCCGGACAGGATGATGCCCGAGGGATTGAAGGCGCGGATGGCCGCCATCTCCATGTCAAAGGGGTGCAGTTCGCAGAACACGTGGGCCTCGCGCACCCGCCGGGCGATCAGCTGGGTGTACTGGGAGCCGAAATCGAGGATCAGGATCTTCTGGCTGTGGATGTCAGTTTTCATGGGTCAGTTTCCCACCCTGTAGTTGGGCGCTTCCTTGGTGATGGTGACGTCATGCACGTGGGATTCCTTGAGGCCGGCGCCGGTGATGCGTATGAAGCGCGCCTTCCGTTGCAGCTCGTCGATGCTGGCGCAACCGGTGTAGCCCATGCCGGAGCGGAGCCCCCCCAAGAGCTGGTGGATGTTGGCCGAGAGCGGTCCGCGCTGCGGCACCATCCCCTCGATCCCCTCGGGAACCAGCTTGACATCGTCCCCCACGTCGGACTGGAAGTAGCGATCCTTGCTGCCGTCCTGCATGGCGCCGATGGAGCCCATGCCGCGGTAGCTCTTGTAGGTGCGCCCCTGGTAAAGCACCGTATCGCCCGGCGATTCCTCGGTGCCGGCAAAGAGCGATCCGATCATGACGCAGTCGGCGCCGGCGGTGATCGCCTTGGGCAGGTCGCCGGAGTACTTGATGCCGCCGTCGGCGATGACCGGTACCCCATGCTTGTGGGCAACGCGGGAGCAGTCCATGATGGCGGTGATCTGCGGCACGCCCACGCCGGCCACCATGCGGGTCGTACAGATGGAGCCGGGCCCGATGCCGACCTTGATGCCGTCGGCGCCGGCCTTGATCAGCGCCTCGGCCGCCTCGGCGGTGGCGATGTTGCCGGCGATGATCTCCACGCCGGGGAAGGTGGACTTGGCACGCATGATGGCCTCGATCACCCCCTGGGAATGGCCGTGGGCCGTGTCGATGACGATCACGTCGGCCCCGGCCTTGAGCAGCGCATCCATGCGCGCTTCCATGTCATCGGTGGGGCCCACCGCGGCGCCCACACGCAGGCGCCCCAGGCTGTCCTTGCAGGAATTGGGGTACTTCTTGACTTTCTCGATATCCTTGATGGTGATCAGCCCCTTGAGGAAACGATCGTTGTCCACCACCAACAGCTTCTCCACCCGGGTGTGCTTGAGGTGCTCCTTGGCCTGCTCCAGGGTCGTCCCCACCGCTACCGTCACCAGGTTGCGCTTGGTCATGCGGGCAGAGATCGGCAGATCGTAATCGGTCTCGAAGCGCAGGTCCCGGTTGGTCAGGATGCCCACCAGCTTGCCGTTGGGCTTGGTGATCGGAACGCCGGAGATGCGGTAGCGCGACATTATCTCCAGCGCCTCGCTGATCTTCTGGTTGGGGCGCATGGTGATCGGGTCCACGATCATGCCCGATTCACTCTTCTTGACCTTGTCAACCTCGAAGGCCTGCTGGGCGATGGTGCTGTTCTTGTGGATGATGCCCAGCCCTCCTTCCCTCGCCATGCAGATGGCGGTGCGCGACTCGGTGACCGTGTCCATGGCCGCGCTGACCAGGGGGATGTTCAGCTGGATGTTACGGGAGAGCCGCGTGGAGAGATTGGCATCGCGGGGGAGAACCAGAGAGTGGGCTGGAATAAGGAGGACATCGTCAAAGGTGAGACCTTCGGTCAGTTTGTCGAGGGACATGGATCAGCTCCTGGCGCAAGAAAATTTTACAGAAGTTAGTACGGCGAACCGGGCAAGTCAAGGTAAAAGTTGTCGCAGCAGCGCCCACCCCAAAAAATAATATCGTTTTAAATCAATCAGTTGAAAAACGCAGCCTGGCCATAAGCCGCCCGCAGGTGTAGCCTTTCGGGGTTTACCTGTCCGCAACGCCCGGGCCAAGGCGTTTCAGGCCAGGCATTATTCCACCGGGCATGCTCGACGGGAACGGCGCTACTCT
Protein-coding regions in this window:
- a CDS encoding iron-containing alcohol dehydrogenase translates to MALAEQVYNFYIPAITKMGIGAVKELGPCAQFLKGTKALLVTDKGMADLGVADRMKQLLEVDGVQCVIFSGAEPNPTDLNVRAGIKVYRENNCDMLVSLGGGSSHDCAKGIGIVATNDGDIRDFAGVDTFKNALPPFIAINTTAGTASEMTSFAVITNSDIHVKMIFASPRITATIAINDPALMVGLPAPLTASTGMDALTHAVEAYVAALANPVTDACAIAAIKLIAEYLPQAVANGSNLEARDKMAYAEYLAGMAFSNAGIGIVHAMAHQPGALLNKPHGVCNAILLPHGCSFNLIACPQRYADIAQAMGVDTTGLMPMEAAERGVEAIRKLSAAVGIPAGLSEIGVKTSDIPTLAENAIKDICCLFNPRTIKLDDLTRLYTEAM
- a CDS encoding sigma-54-dependent transcriptional regulator — protein: MTDGATFTILIVDDEQHILFSSESLLRFAGFREIRTLDDSRRVLSLLEKETIDLIVLDLFMPYVSGRELLTLLSRDYPHIPVIVMTAADEVDIAVDCMKGGAFDYLVKPVENARLVSCVKRALEISSLKNQVSQLREHLLSNRIENPGAFSALVSVSPKMSAIFQYCEVIARSRQPVIINGETGTGKELIAKAIHTASGLKGKFVPVNAAGLDDNMFSDTLFGHKKGAFTGADQARAGLIAQASGGTLFLDEIGDLHEVSQVKLLRLLQEQEYYQVGSDMPLVSDARVIVATNRDLRELTATGKFRNDLYFRLCTHQVQLPPLRKRAEDISVLLNHFLEESAQELKKKKPSYPPELVTLLSLYDFPGNVREMKALIFDAVARHGSGVLSLERFREHIGIRSAPPASASLPVKGVVDGLRQALDRLPTVREVEEYLVDEAMKLANGNQGIAASLLGFTRQTLNKRLRKNRENLP
- a CDS encoding PAS domain S-box protein; its protein translation is MDASRNSGCSSPKQLMHSILQAIPDLISVVDTDFKIVYSNWRGGHEYAAPNRRKQNRHCYEVYYPDLNGRCDPCHLVQVFETGMSIVAEKFNPRVGYLEIHAFPIFDASGTVVMAGEYLRNISDRKHAEDALRGANQMLEALVNASPPAILTLDLDLNLTLWNPAAERMFGWKIDEVLGKSYPIVSIELMEELKENIRRLNRGEERQSMETRRLHRDGHFIDVSLSTAPMLNSEGGTIGYVAIMADISERKQAQQALRESEANYRAIFDAANDATFVFDVETGAMLDVNLKMCQMYGYLREEVLLLNVEQLSAGFPPYTFQDLMKLIWKTKRDQSHLFEWLAKDRSGRLFWVEVNMKGAVIGGEYKVLAVVRDISARKAAEEENRIMQERLLQANKMAAIGTLASGIAHEINNPNNYILSNAQFLSDIWPEINRVLTRYAEENGEFFLGKLGYGEAAAMIPKMLTGLTEGAYRIKGIVTGLKDFARQEKTRLDKPVDINKVIEAALSMLHNKIKQHTDNFSCSLDKALPPVRGRFRQLEQVIVNLTMNALESLPSRDRAVSIQTSYSQYLEQITIRVEDQGIGMTEEVQKAIFDPFFTTKLDRGGTGLGLSINFTIVKEHNGIIECDSSPGKGTVFYVRIPALRFEPEENGLP
- a CDS encoding VOC family protein; this encodes MNVHRSRHSIQFSVADLAVTEAFYAGILELPVQRSFTTPGAPDHLMLDMGEITVIFVDESDVIRAHPVLEQRLGMFPRGIGATLHFSVKDIEGINDAILEEDLEILYPLELKPYGVKELWCFDPDGYLIVLDEPVALRP
- a CDS encoding cytochrome c biogenesis CcdA family protein, translated to MHTQDVTYAGAFVAGLLSFLSPCVLPLIPSYITYITGLSFADLQEQHPSHLVRRKTFLHSICFIIGFTAVFVLLGASATMIGSLLQQHAAAIRKIGGLLIFLFGAHVTGLVPLRLLLGEKRISVRNKPAGYAGSFLVGLVFAAGWTPCIGPILASILMVAANEARVAQGIILLLLYSLGLGIPFLLSSLALHQFLSLFNRFKRFIRLFEIITGVFLMLIGILLFSNWLSRLSGYASYLFGGV
- a CDS encoding TlpA family protein disulfide reductase, with product MKKRLCLLALAILAALTMACQRNEQGIEGAAFTAAENRPAPEIVVSDLNGGSLRLSQLKGKVVLLNFWATWCPPCREEIPSMMRLNASMAGKPFQMVAVSLDEGGKTAIEEFFRAHGFLLPAYTDAQGKAASVYGVSGVPETFVIDKSGIVVKKIIGPLAWDAPDTIAFLEDLMKK
- a CDS encoding polyprenyl synthetase family protein, with product MQAALNIIGDDLKRVEQQFRTDLESDVPLIRKVGEYVLSSGGKRVRPALLLLAARLCDYQGDKAVPLASVIEFIHTATLLHDDVVDSATLRRGLASANTLWGNEASVLVGDFLFSKSFSLMVAVGSLDILKVLSDATTVIAEGEVMQLLCTGELELTEERYIDVVRSKTAILMSAACEAGAILGGAAPERRQALSDFGMNLGIAFQLMDDTLDYIATEEEFGKSIGHDLEEGKITMPLIHVLRHCTPSERDQIATVVEKDEMTLDEFRQVSGLVQRYGGIDYTVDAARRYIQGCADSLSLFASGPVADALLDLAGYVVTRSK
- a CDS encoding YkgJ family cysteine cluster protein, whose product is MDDLLERYGILLREVDSWFAACLDRHGDLIACNRGCSSCCRGLFDITLLDALYLRQGFDLLPDRVKLDIRRKALSRLHGIEERWPRFSEPWLLNPIPEEEWDGIMPEDDETPCVLLSEQGVCLVYEHRPMTCRLNGIPLIDSSGEELFDDWCTMNFIDQDPRSLPDLRHPFKELFAQELLLFREMTTRILGTAHNEIDTLIPAALCMDAEMIAHLCQGEHRGRTTR